A single genomic interval of Ischnura elegans chromosome 3, ioIscEleg1.1, whole genome shotgun sequence harbors:
- the LOC124155884 gene encoding retinol-binding protein pinta-like isoform X2, whose amino-acid sequence MPNIRPLPPNLQEIAKKQLNEDPKRIDSDLAHLRDWLSKQPHLKARTDDQFLTAFLRGCKFSLERTKEKLDFYYTSRTALKEFFTDRDPMKPEIQKFLDLGVMLPLPEPDELGRRILIFRSGRYDPNEFNTSDICKVNFMLMDYMLMNDDCYNTAGVVSIGDMKDATMAHAAQMSPTLIKQTMKCSQMCVYAGMNSLYQDIPQKLLPNEYGGEAGSFEELSKDFKKQMESFRDWFIEDEKYGADESKRPGKPKSYEDLFGVEGSFRKLTVD is encoded by the exons ATGCCAAACATCAGGCCTTTACCTCCAAATCTGCAAGAAATTGCCAAGAAGCAACTGAATGAAGACCCTAAGAGGATTGACAGTGATTTAGCCCATTTAAGGGACTGGCTCTCAAAACAACCTCACCTCAAAGCTAGGACAG ATGACCAGTTTCTCACTGCTTTTCTACGTGGATGTAAATTCAGTTTGGAAAGAACAAAGGAAAAACTTGATTTCTACTACACTTCAAGAACAGCACTTAAGGAGTTCTTCACCGACCGGGATCCTATGAAACcagaaatacaaaaatttctagaTTTAGG GGTTATGCTACCACTACCAGAGCCAGATGAACTAGGAAGAAGAATTCTCATATTCAGATCTGGAAGATATGATCCAAATGAATTCAATACATCAGATATTTGTAAAGTGAACTTCATGTTGATGGATTATATGTTAATGAATGATGACTGTTACAACACAGCAGGAGTTGTATCTATTGGTGATATGAAAGATGCTACAATGGCTCATGCTGCACAAATGTCTCCCACTTTGATAAAACAAACCATGAAATGCTCTCAG ATGTGTGTCTATGCAGGTATGAATTCCTTGTATCAGGACATTCCTCAAAAGCTACTACCCAATGAATATGGAGGAGAAGCCGGTTCATTTGAAGAACTATCAA aGGATTTCAAAAAACAAATGGAGAGCTTCAGAGATTGGTTTATCGAAGATGAAAAATATGGAGCAGATGAATCTAAACGACCCGGAAAGCCAAAATCCTATGAAGATTTATTTGGCGTAGAGGGATCATTCAGGAAGCTAACAGTAGACTAA
- the LOC124155884 gene encoding retinol-binding protein pinta-like isoform X1 has translation MPNIRPLPPNLQEIAKKQLNEDPKRIDSDLAHLRDWLSKQPHLKARTDDQFLTAFLRGCKFSLERTKEKLDFYYTSRTALKEFFTDRDPMKPEIQKFLDLGVMLPLPEPDELGRRILIFRSGRYDPNEFNTSDICKVNFMLMDYMLMNDDCYNTAGVVSIGDMKDATMAHAAQMSPTLIKQTMKCSQDGYPFRIKKLLYINVPQFFETVFNLFKSFAKDKLQKRMCVYAGMNSLYQDIPQKLLPNEYGGEAGSFEELSKDFKKQMESFRDWFIEDEKYGADESKRPGKPKSYEDLFGVEGSFRKLTVD, from the exons ATGCCAAACATCAGGCCTTTACCTCCAAATCTGCAAGAAATTGCCAAGAAGCAACTGAATGAAGACCCTAAGAGGATTGACAGTGATTTAGCCCATTTAAGGGACTGGCTCTCAAAACAACCTCACCTCAAAGCTAGGACAG ATGACCAGTTTCTCACTGCTTTTCTACGTGGATGTAAATTCAGTTTGGAAAGAACAAAGGAAAAACTTGATTTCTACTACACTTCAAGAACAGCACTTAAGGAGTTCTTCACCGACCGGGATCCTATGAAACcagaaatacaaaaatttctagaTTTAGG GGTTATGCTACCACTACCAGAGCCAGATGAACTAGGAAGAAGAATTCTCATATTCAGATCTGGAAGATATGATCCAAATGAATTCAATACATCAGATATTTGTAAAGTGAACTTCATGTTGATGGATTATATGTTAATGAATGATGACTGTTACAACACAGCAGGAGTTGTATCTATTGGTGATATGAAAGATGCTACAATGGCTCATGCTGCACAAATGTCTCCCACTTTGATAAAACAAACCATGAAATGCTCTCAG GATGGTTACCCTTTTCGAATAAAAAAACTTCTCTACATCAATGTACCACAGTTTTTTGAGACTGTTTTCAACTTATTTAAATCATTTGCCAAAGATAAACTGCAGAAAAGG ATGTGTGTCTATGCAGGTATGAATTCCTTGTATCAGGACATTCCTCAAAAGCTACTACCCAATGAATATGGAGGAGAAGCCGGTTCATTTGAAGAACTATCAA aGGATTTCAAAAAACAAATGGAGAGCTTCAGAGATTGGTTTATCGAAGATGAAAAATATGGAGCAGATGAATCTAAACGACCCGGAAAGCCAAAATCCTATGAAGATTTATTTGGCGTAGAGGGATCATTCAGGAAGCTAACAGTAGACTAA